From the Flavimarina sp. Hel_I_48 genome, one window contains:
- a CDS encoding 2Fe-2S iron-sulfur cluster-binding protein — protein sequence MQDITINIIDREGKAHAVEAPTDMNLNLMEVCKMYELPVEGTCGGMAMCASCQCYVLSDHKLNEMGYDEEAMLSEAFFVEDNSRLGCQIPITPDLNGLEVKLAPES from the coding sequence ATGCAAGACATTACCATAAATATTATAGATCGCGAAGGAAAAGCTCATGCTGTTGAAGCGCCTACAGATATGAATCTTAACTTAATGGAAGTTTGTAAAATGTACGAACTCCCTGTGGAAGGCACCTGTGGAGGTATGGCGATGTGTGCTTCTTGCCAGTGCTATGTGCTTTCTGACCACAAGCTCAATGAAATGGGTTATGATGAAGAAGCCATGCTTTCTGAAGCGTTTTTTGTGGAAGATAACAGCCGCCTGGGTTGCCAGATACCCATTACCCCAGATCTTAACGGATTAGAAGTAAAACTAGCCCCAGAAAGTTAA
- a CDS encoding 3-deoxy-D-manno-octulosonic acid transferase, with protein MHTLYSIFIQLFDSLLPLLGVFSEKLKTFYTVRKDVFDTLEGQISQNERIIWVHAASLGEYEQGVPVMEALKKQFPQHKLLLTFFSPSGYTQKKNNPISDFTTYLPLDTSTNAKRFVNIVKPEMAFFIKYEFWPNYLNELDRKSVKTYLISAVFRRKQLFFKWYGTWMKKSLHAFDHFFVQDQKSIDLVKTLGFQNVSLSGDTRFDRVSKQLEMDNSLQVVEAFKNGMPLLVCGSTWPEDELLLLDYINKHAAQKVKILVAPHQIQEGKIDQFMAKIGSKVAKYSQHNPENLADTDVFILDTIGMLGRAYSYADVAYVGGAAGKTGMHNILEPATFGIPILTGTQIDKFPEAEQLRRIAGLFTVESPEETTEILKKLFADISFRQNAGMIAGHYVQQQTGATQIILNYLEKNNAENPDF; from the coding sequence ATGCATACACTATATTCCATTTTTATTCAATTATTCGACAGTTTACTGCCCCTATTGGGTGTTTTTAGTGAAAAACTAAAGACCTTTTATACGGTACGAAAAGATGTTTTTGATACGCTGGAAGGTCAAATTTCCCAGAACGAACGCATCATCTGGGTGCATGCCGCGTCGTTAGGAGAATATGAGCAGGGCGTACCGGTGATGGAAGCTTTAAAAAAACAATTTCCGCAGCATAAACTACTCCTTACATTCTTTTCACCCTCGGGATATACACAGAAAAAAAACAACCCAATTTCTGACTTTACAACCTATCTACCGCTTGATACTTCAACTAATGCAAAACGTTTTGTAAATATCGTAAAGCCTGAAATGGCCTTCTTTATCAAGTATGAATTTTGGCCAAATTATTTGAACGAATTGGATAGAAAATCGGTGAAAACGTACCTCATTTCGGCTGTTTTTAGAAGAAAACAGCTGTTTTTTAAGTGGTACGGGACATGGATGAAAAAGTCGCTTCATGCTTTTGACCATTTTTTTGTTCAGGATCAAAAAAGCATTGATCTAGTTAAAACCCTCGGTTTTCAAAACGTTTCCCTGAGCGGGGATACCCGTTTTGACCGGGTAAGCAAACAACTGGAGATGGATAATAGCCTGCAGGTTGTTGAAGCATTTAAAAACGGCATGCCGCTGCTGGTCTGCGGAAGTACATGGCCAGAAGATGAACTCCTGCTGCTTGATTATATCAACAAGCACGCTGCGCAGAAGGTGAAAATATTGGTTGCACCCCATCAAATCCAGGAGGGAAAAATTGACCAATTTATGGCAAAAATCGGTTCAAAAGTGGCAAAATATAGTCAGCATAATCCTGAAAATCTGGCCGATACCGATGTATTTATTCTAGACACTATAGGGATGCTGGGCCGCGCCTACAGCTACGCAGATGTGGCCTACGTGGGTGGCGCGGCCGGCAAGACCGGGATGCACAATATCTTGGAACCGGCAACCTTTGGAATTCCCATCTTAACGGGAACGCAGATTGATAAATTTCCGGAAGCTGAACAATTACGTCGTATTGCAGGATTATTTACGGTGGAATCCCCGGAAGAAACCACCGAAATCCTGAAAAAATTGTTTGCCGATATATCCTTCAGACAAAATGCAGGAATGATTGCGGGCCATTATGTACAGCAACAGACAGGGGCTACCCAGATAATCCTGAATTATTTAGAAAAAAACAATGCTGAAAACCCTGACTTTTGA
- a CDS encoding DUF3050 domain-containing protein, translating to MIQDIEKAIQPYQQQLLKHPLYESLKTPDDLKRFMEHHVFAVWDFMSLLKSLQFDLTKVSTPWYPLGNPEIRYLINEIVLAEETDINMDGKRQSHFEMYLDAMDKANASTSDINRFINHVKHGTDIFLVISVSEIPQSVKDFLLFTFETIADRKPHKIAAAFTFGREDLIPSMFTQIIGSIQKNFPTKDLTLFKYYFDRHIELDGDEHGPMALKMISELCGDDATKWKEVEDISVEALQKRIGLWDGIAQEIEQNKVAKTV from the coding sequence ATGATTCAAGATATAGAGAAAGCCATTCAGCCTTATCAGCAACAATTGCTAAAACATCCCCTTTACGAGTCGCTAAAAACACCAGATGACCTAAAACGTTTTATGGAGCATCACGTTTTTGCAGTATGGGATTTTATGTCTTTGCTGAAATCTTTGCAGTTTGATCTTACCAAGGTTTCTACGCCCTGGTATCCACTGGGCAATCCTGAGATACGTTACCTTATCAATGAGATTGTTCTCGCAGAGGAGACTGATATCAATATGGACGGGAAGCGCCAGAGTCACTTTGAGATGTACCTGGATGCCATGGATAAGGCGAACGCTTCAACCTCAGATATCAATAGGTTTATCAATCACGTTAAGCATGGTACAGATATCTTTCTGGTTATATCAGTAAGTGAGATTCCTCAATCTGTAAAGGATTTCCTTTTGTTCACATTTGAAACTATAGCAGATCGAAAACCGCATAAGATCGCCGCTGCATTTACCTTTGGAAGGGAAGATCTTATCCCATCCATGTTCACGCAGATCATAGGCAGTATCCAAAAGAATTTCCCAACGAAAGATCTTACGCTTTTCAAATATTATTTTGATCGTCACATTGAACTTGATGGTGATGAGCATGGCCCAATGGCCTTAAAAATGATTTCAGAACTTTGTGGAGACGATGCTACGAAGTGGAAAGAAGTTGAAGATATTTCTGTTGAAGCACTACAAAAGCGTATAGGCCTTTGGGACGGTATTGCTCAGGAAATTGAGCAAAATAAGGTCGCCAAAACAGTTTAA
- a CDS encoding tRNA1(Val) (adenine(37)-N6)-methyltransferase has product MSKPFRFKQFTVAQDRSAMQVGTDGVLLGAWAPLDTTPESILDIGTGTGVIALMLAQRCDAQTIDALELDDAAYEQATDNFEDSPWGDRLFCYHAHLYEFVTEMDDTYDLIVCNPPFFENGQKTGDNARDQARFEEAMPFELLVSAAAKLLNPEGVFAVILPFSRKAEFLKLAAQVELFPFKITNVKGNAEKDFKRVLIAFSIKTKDMTEDELVIEKARHDYTDAYIALTQDFYLQM; this is encoded by the coding sequence ATGTCAAAACCTTTTCGCTTTAAACAATTTACGGTTGCCCAGGACCGCAGCGCCATGCAGGTGGGAACAGATGGTGTATTGCTGGGCGCCTGGGCTCCGCTGGATACAACACCAGAAAGTATACTTGATATAGGCACCGGTACGGGAGTAATTGCCCTGATGCTTGCTCAGCGCTGTGACGCACAGACCATAGACGCACTGGAGCTTGACGATGCCGCTTATGAACAGGCGACCGATAATTTTGAAGATTCCCCCTGGGGCGACCGGCTGTTTTGCTATCATGCACATCTTTATGAGTTCGTCACCGAAATGGACGACACCTACGATCTTATAGTCTGCAATCCGCCTTTTTTTGAGAACGGACAAAAAACCGGTGATAATGCTCGGGATCAGGCGCGTTTTGAAGAAGCCATGCCTTTTGAATTGTTGGTTTCCGCTGCTGCGAAATTATTAAATCCCGAAGGTGTTTTTGCCGTTATACTTCCCTTTTCCCGCAAAGCGGAATTCTTGAAACTTGCCGCTCAGGTGGAGCTCTTCCCATTTAAAATCACCAATGTGAAAGGTAACGCTGAAAAAGATTTCAAAAGGGTATTGATCGCTTTTTCAATCAAAACAAAGGATATGACAGAAGACGAACTTGTGATTGAAAAAGCCCGTCACGACTACACCGATGCCTATATCGCACTAACCCAGGATTTCTATCTCCAGATGTGA
- a CDS encoding acyl-CoA dehydrogenase family protein, with amino-acid sequence MKPDLFEAPDYYNLDDLLTEEHKLVRSAAREWVKREVSPIIEEAAQKAEFPKQIIKGLAEIGAFGPYIPEEYGGAGLDQISYGLIMQEIERGDSGVRSTASVQSSLVMYPIYKYGNEDQRKKYLPKLASGEFMGCFGLTEPDHGSNPGGMTTNFKDKGDHIVLNGAKLWISNAPFADIAVVWAKNEEGRIHGVIVERGMEGFTTPETHNKWSLRASATGELIFDNVKIPKENILPNKSGLGAPLGCLDSARFGIAWGAIGAAMDCYDTALRYAKERHQFSKPIGSFQLQQKKLAEMITEITKAQLLAWRLGTLRNEGKATSAQISMAKRNNVEMALKVAREARQILGGMGITGEYSIMRHMMNLESVITYEGTHDIHLLITGLDITGLNAFN; translated from the coding sequence ATGAAGCCAGATCTTTTTGAAGCCCCAGATTATTACAATCTCGACGACCTGCTTACTGAAGAACATAAATTAGTACGCAGTGCCGCACGGGAGTGGGTGAAGCGGGAAGTTTCCCCCATTATTGAGGAGGCCGCACAAAAAGCGGAATTTCCGAAACAAATTATCAAAGGTCTTGCAGAAATTGGTGCTTTTGGTCCTTACATTCCTGAAGAATATGGCGGGGCAGGGCTTGATCAAATTTCGTACGGTCTCATTATGCAGGAAATTGAACGCGGTGATTCTGGGGTGCGTTCTACCGCTTCGGTACAATCTTCGCTGGTGATGTACCCCATTTATAAATATGGCAATGAAGATCAGCGGAAAAAATACCTTCCCAAGTTGGCCAGCGGCGAATTTATGGGCTGTTTTGGCCTTACCGAACCCGATCACGGCTCCAATCCAGGTGGGATGACGACCAACTTTAAAGACAAGGGCGATCATATTGTTTTGAACGGGGCGAAATTATGGATCAGCAATGCGCCGTTTGCAGACATTGCCGTGGTGTGGGCAAAAAATGAAGAAGGCCGCATTCATGGAGTTATCGTAGAACGCGGGATGGAAGGTTTTACCACGCCCGAAACGCACAATAAATGGTCGTTGCGCGCAAGTGCTACCGGCGAACTCATTTTTGACAACGTAAAAATCCCTAAGGAAAACATCCTGCCGAATAAATCAGGTCTCGGTGCCCCGCTGGGATGTTTGGATTCCGCACGTTTTGGTATTGCCTGGGGAGCTATAGGCGCCGCAATGGATTGTTATGACACAGCTTTGCGTTATGCTAAAGAACGGCATCAGTTCAGCAAGCCCATAGGTAGTTTTCAGCTGCAGCAAAAGAAACTTGCTGAGATGATTACTGAAATCACAAAAGCACAATTGCTGGCCTGGCGTCTGGGAACGTTGAGAAACGAAGGGAAAGCAACTTCGGCACAAATATCGATGGCAAAGCGTAACAACGTGGAAATGGCCTTAAAGGTCGCAAGGGAAGCACGTCAGATCCTGGGCGGTATGGGAATTACCGGTGAGTATAGTATCATGCGGCATATGATGAACCTGGAAAGTGTTATCACTTATGAAGGTACCCACGATATTCACCTTCTAATTACCGGTCTTGATATTACCGGTCTAAACGCTTTTAATTAG
- a CDS encoding metal-dependent hydrolase family protein, with amino-acid sequence MKNHYTFLILFFLALSVSAQDTYLHCGKLIDTEAGKVLKEKTIIVSKGKIKEVRDGYVPAKNDQDSVVDLKTETVMPGLIDMHVHIEGETNPNRYLEPFTLNDADVAYNAQAIAERTLMAGFTTVRDLGGSGINVSLRNAINADKVTGPRIFTAEKTIGSTGGHADPTNGYSKELMGNPGPKEGVVNSVDDARKAVRQRYKNGADWIKITATGGVLSVAKNGQNPQFTEEEIKAITTTAADYGMQVAAHAHGDEGMQRAIKNGVKTIEHGTLMSEETMNLMKEYDTFYIPTLSAGKYVAEKAKIDGYYPAIIVPKALAIGPQLEKTFAKAYKKGVSIGFGTDAGVFPHGENAKEFGYMVEADMPAMQSLQSATSVNAKLLRQDDNIGAIKSGLMADIIALKEDPTQNIDTMNEVVFVMKNGVVYKNE; translated from the coding sequence ATGAAAAACCATTACACCTTTCTTATCCTATTCTTTTTGGCTCTCTCTGTTTCCGCTCAGGACACCTACCTGCATTGCGGTAAGCTTATAGATACCGAAGCAGGGAAAGTACTCAAAGAAAAGACCATAATCGTTTCCAAAGGAAAGATCAAAGAAGTCCGGGACGGCTATGTTCCCGCCAAAAATGATCAGGATAGTGTAGTGGATTTGAAGACAGAAACGGTAATGCCAGGCCTTATCGATATGCACGTACACATTGAAGGTGAGACCAATCCCAACCGCTACCTCGAACCTTTTACCCTGAACGATGCTGATGTTGCATACAATGCACAGGCTATCGCCGAAAGAACTTTAATGGCAGGTTTTACCACTGTTCGGGATCTGGGCGGCAGTGGCATCAATGTTTCTTTGCGCAATGCCATCAATGCAGATAAAGTCACCGGCCCCCGTATTTTTACTGCTGAAAAAACCATAGGCTCTACGGGAGGTCACGCAGATCCCACTAATGGATACAGTAAAGAATTAATGGGCAACCCCGGTCCTAAAGAAGGAGTCGTCAACAGTGTTGACGATGCTCGAAAAGCCGTGCGTCAGCGCTATAAAAATGGCGCGGACTGGATTAAGATCACCGCAACTGGTGGGGTACTGAGCGTGGCTAAAAACGGTCAAAATCCACAATTCACCGAAGAGGAAATAAAAGCGATAACAACTACCGCTGCTGATTATGGCATGCAGGTGGCCGCGCATGCCCATGGTGATGAAGGGATGCAGCGCGCGATTAAAAATGGCGTAAAAACCATAGAGCACGGTACGCTCATGAGCGAGGAAACCATGAACCTAATGAAGGAGTATGATACGTTTTATATACCTACTTTAAGTGCCGGTAAATATGTAGCCGAAAAAGCTAAAATTGACGGTTATTATCCTGCGATCATTGTCCCTAAGGCTTTGGCCATTGGCCCCCAACTGGAAAAAACATTTGCCAAGGCCTATAAAAAAGGTGTTTCTATCGGCTTTGGTACTGATGCAGGCGTGTTTCCGCATGGCGAAAATGCAAAAGAATTCGGTTATATGGTTGAAGCGGATATGCCTGCAATGCAGAGTTTGCAAAGTGCAACAAGCGTAAACGCAAAACTTTTAAGGCAGGATGACAACATAGGCGCCATAAAATCTGGACTTATGGCAGATATCATTGCCTTAAAAGAAGATCCCACGCAAAATATCGACACGATGAATGAGGTCGTTTTTGTGATGAAAAATGGTGTGGTCTACAAAAATGAGTAG
- a CDS encoding nitroreductase codes for MDTEKCLITRRSIFPEQFTDKEVAKGDIEHILAMANWAPTHKRTEPWRFKVATGRAKEDLAEFFVSLYKENTPTEEQSDTKIEKTRSKVDKSAAVIAICMQRDPKERLPEWEEVSAVAMAVQNMWLMVTALGLGGYWSSPGTIDQMHRFFDLAEGEKCLGFFYLGHHAEEHKTGRRDPIENKVEWL; via the coding sequence ATGGATACTGAAAAATGTTTGATTACCCGCCGGTCTATTTTTCCGGAGCAATTTACAGATAAGGAAGTGGCCAAGGGGGATATAGAACACATCCTTGCGATGGCAAACTGGGCACCAACCCACAAACGAACGGAACCCTGGCGCTTTAAGGTGGCGACCGGCAGGGCAAAAGAAGATCTCGCCGAATTCTTTGTAAGCCTTTATAAAGAGAACACGCCAACCGAAGAACAAAGCGATACTAAAATCGAAAAAACCCGTTCCAAAGTTGATAAATCTGCAGCCGTTATCGCCATTTGTATGCAACGCGACCCTAAGGAGCGTTTACCAGAATGGGAAGAAGTTTCGGCTGTGGCCATGGCAGTACAGAACATGTGGCTTATGGTCACTGCACTGGGACTAGGGGGCTACTGGAGTTCTCCAGGTACCATAGACCAGATGCACCGGTTTTTTGACCTTGCGGAAGGTGAAAAATGCCTGGGCTTCTTTTATCTGGGCCATCACGCTGAAGAACATAAAACCGGAAGGCGCGATCCCATTGAAAATAAAGTAGAATGGCTGTAG
- a CDS encoding NifU family protein, translated as MSEEILKKKVQDALDEIRPFLQSDGGDISLLSIEDGKTVKVKLMGACVSCSVNQMTLKSGVEMTIKKHAPQIENVINIEV; from the coding sequence ATGAGCGAAGAAATTTTAAAGAAAAAAGTACAGGATGCCTTAGATGAAATCAGGCCTTTTTTACAAAGTGACGGTGGGGATATCTCGCTGCTTTCCATTGAGGATGGTAAGACTGTAAAAGTTAAATTGATGGGGGCTTGTGTCAGTTGTTCGGTAAATCAAATGACTCTTAAAAGCGGAGTTGAAATGACCATTAAAAAACATGCGCCACAAATTGAAAATGTGATCAATATTGAGGTTTAA
- a CDS encoding Mrp/NBP35 family ATP-binding protein produces MKIEKKDINEALQSISAPGEGENMIASGAVTNIMTFADEVVVDITIKNPSLQAKKRTEVDIMKVIHDQVHQKAKVKVNVRVDAPPKEAKNEIKGKPLPGIKNIIAVASGKGGVGKSTITANLAVTLSKMGFKVGILDADIYGPSIPMMFDVENERPLSVTENGKKKMKPVENYGVKILSIGFFTKPDQAVVWRGPMASKALNQMIFDAAWGELDFLLVDLPPGTGDIHLSIMQAMPLTGAVVVSTPQNVALADAKKGVAMFQQESINVPVLGIVENMAWFTPDELPDNKYFIFGKDGAKNLAADLDVRVLGQIPLVQSIREAGDVGRPVALQESGILEEAFKELTKNTVEEVVYRNDELPPTEAIKITTMAGCSAVKK; encoded by the coding sequence GTGAAGATAGAGAAAAAAGACATTAATGAAGCCCTGCAGAGCATTAGTGCTCCCGGGGAAGGAGAGAATATGATCGCGAGTGGGGCGGTTACCAATATCATGACTTTTGCTGATGAAGTAGTCGTTGATATCACTATTAAAAATCCCAGCCTACAGGCTAAAAAACGTACCGAGGTGGATATCATGAAAGTCATTCATGATCAGGTACACCAGAAAGCCAAGGTAAAGGTGAACGTGCGTGTAGATGCACCCCCTAAAGAAGCCAAAAACGAAATTAAGGGAAAACCTTTACCGGGAATAAAAAATATTATTGCGGTAGCCTCTGGTAAAGGGGGTGTGGGTAAATCTACCATTACTGCAAATCTTGCGGTGACCCTTTCTAAAATGGGTTTTAAGGTGGGTATTCTAGATGCTGATATTTATGGCCCATCCATTCCCATGATGTTTGATGTGGAAAATGAACGCCCCCTTTCCGTGACCGAAAACGGTAAGAAAAAAATGAAACCCGTAGAGAATTACGGTGTCAAGATATTATCTATTGGTTTTTTCACCAAGCCTGACCAGGCGGTGGTATGGCGCGGACCCATGGCTTCTAAGGCACTAAACCAAATGATTTTTGACGCAGCATGGGGCGAACTGGACTTTCTACTTGTTGATTTGCCTCCGGGAACGGGAGATATCCACTTAAGCATTATGCAGGCCATGCCGCTTACAGGTGCAGTGGTCGTAAGTACGCCGCAGAATGTGGCCCTCGCCGATGCAAAAAAAGGTGTCGCCATGTTTCAACAGGAAAGTATCAACGTCCCCGTACTGGGCATCGTTGAGAATATGGCCTGGTTTACCCCAGATGAGCTTCCTGACAACAAATACTTTATCTTTGGTAAAGACGGAGCTAAAAATCTTGCGGCAGATCTTGACGTCAGGGTATTGGGGCAGATTCCACTTGTGCAAAGTATTCGTGAAGCTGGTGATGTAGGTAGGCCGGTTGCCCTTCAAGAGTCTGGCATTTTAGAAGAAGCTTTTAAAGAACTTACAAAAAACACGGTTGAAGAGGTTGTATACCGTAATGACGAACTCCCCCCTACCGAGGCTATTAAAATAACCACGATGGCAGGTTGTTCTGCAGTTAAAAAATAA
- a CDS encoding DUF2461 domain-containing protein, with protein MDFEKLYAFLKELQQNNSKEWMDANRKRYEEVRDSYISWLNTMDLKLAKIDPDYSSTTGKQAINRINNNLMYHPHKPIYKDHFGAGLDKENKQSDFYIHLGIRESFIAGGFYKPKPSILKSIRQGIDYNGEEFNKIRNKKSFKALFGELTDDGDSLKTAPKGYSQEHKHIELLRRKTFAIRVELTEKEVLSADFDDRVVEIYKEMLPFRNYLNKAASV; from the coding sequence ATGGATTTCGAAAAGTTATATGCTTTTTTAAAGGAGCTTCAGCAAAACAATAGTAAAGAATGGATGGATGCCAACAGAAAACGCTACGAAGAGGTACGTGATTCTTATATATCCTGGTTAAACACAATGGATCTAAAGCTTGCAAAAATAGATCCCGATTATTCTTCCACTACCGGTAAACAGGCGATAAACCGCATCAATAATAATTTAATGTACCATCCTCACAAACCCATTTACAAAGATCATTTTGGTGCGGGGCTTGACAAGGAAAACAAACAAAGCGATTTTTATATTCACCTGGGAATACGGGAAAGTTTTATTGCCGGCGGCTTTTATAAACCGAAACCTTCCATCTTAAAAAGCATTAGACAGGGCATTGATTACAATGGCGAAGAGTTTAACAAAATAAGGAATAAAAAAAGCTTTAAAGCGCTTTTTGGTGAGTTAACTGATGATGGAGATTCCCTAAAAACAGCTCCCAAGGGTTATTCTCAAGAGCATAAGCACATAGAATTGCTACGTAGAAAAACCTTTGCCATTCGGGTTGAATTAACCGAGAAAGAAGTACTAAGCGCCGATTTTGATGATCGTGTGGTCGAAATTTATAAAGAGATGTTACCTTTTAGAAACTACCTCAACAAAGCGGCAAGCGTTTAA
- a CDS encoding ThuA domain-containing protein, whose protein sequence is MKKNTSRASFLFAFLFLYFNLMLSAQERVLVFTKVGAQNGFEHVSIDEGIQLITDLGAENDLWQTDQSDNASVFTSENLAKYSAVIWCNTSGDDLLDTSQQQAFEEYIANGGGFMGIHAATDTYRNGSWPFYNELVGGIIQANPNHTANNYQATMTVINSHPAVDFLDNGYPKAEEYYYWERNGGYLFQDNINILEVEATGSETYDEARPMSWYKEYKGGRSFYTALGHNESDYTGDANFRKHIEEGIKYVMGITLGIESESLGKTVVFPNPASARVNLQSNSPISQISVYNIQGRLIKNQPFTKTQFTSYSLDSSAWSPGIYFIQLNTTVGKETIRMIKE, encoded by the coding sequence ATGAAAAAAAATACATCAAGAGCTTCTTTTCTATTTGCCTTTTTGTTCCTCTATTTTAATCTCATGCTCTCGGCGCAAGAGCGTGTTTTGGTATTTACAAAAGTGGGTGCGCAAAATGGTTTTGAACATGTTTCAATTGACGAGGGTATACAGTTAATTACTGATCTTGGTGCCGAAAATGACCTGTGGCAAACGGATCAGTCAGACAATGCCAGTGTATTTACTTCGGAAAATCTTGCCAAATATTCCGCAGTGATCTGGTGCAATACCAGCGGCGATGACCTTTTAGACACGTCCCAGCAACAGGCTTTTGAAGAGTATATTGCTAATGGTGGCGGCTTTATGGGCATTCATGCTGCAACTGACACTTATCGCAACGGTAGCTGGCCTTTTTATAACGAACTTGTGGGCGGTATCATTCAGGCAAACCCAAACCATACGGCAAACAATTATCAGGCAACCATGACTGTTATAAATTCGCATCCTGCCGTAGATTTTCTGGATAATGGATACCCTAAAGCAGAAGAATATTATTACTGGGAACGCAACGGTGGTTATTTATTTCAGGACAATATCAATATTCTTGAAGTTGAGGCTACGGGAAGTGAGACCTACGATGAAGCGCGTCCCATGTCCTGGTACAAAGAATACAAAGGAGGCAGGTCTTTTTATACTGCGCTAGGTCACAATGAAAGCGATTACACGGGAGATGCCAACTTTAGAAAACATATTGAAGAAGGTATTAAGTACGTCATGGGCATAACGCTCGGCATAGAATCCGAAAGTTTAGGAAAAACCGTTGTTTTCCCGAATCCTGCCAGCGCACGCGTAAACCTGCAAAGCAACTCCCCTATCTCTCAAATTTCTGTATATAACATACAGGGACGTCTTATTAAAAATCAGCCGTTTACTAAAACGCAGTTTACTTCCTACAGTCTTGACAGCTCAGCATGGAGTCCCGGAATTTATTTTATTCAGCTGAATACTACCGTAGGCAAAGAAACAATTCGAATGATAAAAGAATAA
- a CDS encoding DegT/DnrJ/EryC1/StrS family aminotransferase, with the protein MKKIQMVDLKGQYEQIKERVDTSIAEVMESTAFINGPEVQAFQKELEEYLGVKHVIPCANGTDALQIAMMGLGLKPGDEVITADFTFAATVEVIALLGLTPVLVDVNPHSFNIDIKAVERAITPKTKAIVPVHLFGQVAEMQELMRIAKTHDLFVIEDNAQAIGSNYTQADGSKIKAGTIGHVGSTSFFPSKNLGCYGDGGAIFTNDDDLAHTLRGIVNHGMYERYHHDVVGVNSRLDSIQAAVLRAKLPHLDTYNHKRREAARKYTRALIGNPKITTPMICDICDCHVFHQYTLRLKNVDRDALVKHLNSKDIPCGVYYPIPLHKQKAYADERYNENDFVVTNQLVQEVISLPMHTELDDEQIDYITKTVLEFIDKA; encoded by the coding sequence ATGAAAAAAATACAGATGGTTGACCTCAAAGGTCAATATGAACAAATAAAAGAGCGCGTAGATACTTCTATTGCCGAAGTAATGGAAAGTACCGCTTTCATCAATGGTCCTGAAGTACAGGCCTTTCAAAAAGAACTTGAAGAATATCTGGGCGTAAAACATGTAATTCCCTGCGCGAACGGGACAGATGCCCTTCAGATTGCCATGATGGGACTTGGCCTTAAGCCCGGTGACGAAGTCATAACCGCAGATTTTACCTTTGCGGCAACCGTGGAAGTCATTGCGCTTTTAGGGCTTACCCCTGTTCTGGTAGATGTGAATCCACATTCTTTCAATATTGATATCAAAGCGGTGGAACGGGCGATTACCCCAAAAACCAAAGCTATTGTTCCCGTTCATCTTTTTGGACAGGTTGCCGAAATGCAGGAACTTATGCGCATCGCAAAAACGCATGATCTTTTTGTAATTGAGGATAATGCCCAGGCCATTGGTTCAAACTATACACAGGCTGATGGATCTAAAATTAAGGCCGGCACCATAGGCCATGTGGGAAGCACTTCTTTTTTCCCTTCTAAAAATTTGGGTTGCTACGGTGATGGTGGTGCCATTTTTACGAATGATGACGACCTAGCTCACACTTTACGTGGAATAGTAAACCACGGTATGTATGAGCGCTATCATCATGATGTAGTGGGTGTAAATTCCCGACTTGACTCCATACAGGCGGCAGTTTTGCGCGCAAAACTTCCACATCTGGACACGTACAACCACAAGCGGCGTGAGGCGGCGAGAAAGTACACTAGAGCGCTGATAGGAAATCCAAAAATCACGACTCCCATGATCTGTGATATTTGCGATTGTCACGTGTTTCACCAGTATACCTTACGTCTCAAGAATGTAGATCGTGATGCGCTTGTAAAACACCTAAACAGCAAAGACATTCCCTGTGGCGTTTACTATCCCATACCTTTGCATAAACAAAAAGCCTATGCAGATGAGCGCTATAACGAGAACGATTTTGTGGTTACAAATCAGTTGGTCCAGGAAGTGATTTCCTTACCCATGCATACGGAACTAGATGACGAGCAGATCGATTATATAACCAAAACCGTTCTGGAATTTATTGATAAAGCATAA